In Patescibacteria group bacterium, one genomic interval encodes:
- a CDS encoding prepilin-type N-terminal cleavage/methylation domain-containing protein, with the protein MRRNEKGYTSIELLIAIVILAIMASILIGGITIIRANCFWTSNKVFVQLQKEHPAASELLITKSERHVWDYSKIAVVENGKIKTYCLDTNIFSDYEILECP; encoded by the coding sequence ATGAGACGCAATGAAAAGGGGTATACCTCAATTGAATTGCTGATCGCCATTGTCATTCTGGCTATCATGGCCAGCATATTAATCGGCGGAATAACCATAATTAGGGCAAACTGTTTTTGGACATCCAACAAAGTTTTCGTCCAACTGCAGAAAGAACATCCCGCAGCGAGCGAATTACTGATAACCAAATCAGAACGTCATGTCTGGGATTATTCAAAAATTGCCGTTGTGGAAAACGGCAAAATAAAAACCTATTGTTTGGATACCAATATTTTTTCTGACTATGAAATTCTGGAATGTCCTTAA
- a CDS encoding tRNA uridine(34) 5-carboxymethylaminomethyl modification radical SAM/GNAT enzyme Elp3, with amino-acid sequence MNKIYQNIVIKLLKTKITSQLALNRDIRIFAGAFHIPPPEKIKLLSAYHILLKHGSIKRQEKLEKLLKKRAIRTLSGVAPIAVLTKPYKCPGHCLFCPSESKMPKSYLSNEPAVMRAILCKFDPFKQVKLRLNALKMTGHDTDKCELIVMGGTWSYLPKKYQDWFIKRCFDGFNGKISKNLALAQKLNEKAKYRVIGLTLETRPDYINAAEIKRMRELGATRVEIGVQTIDDKILKLNKRGHLVKQTINATKLLKDAGFKISYHMMPNLPGSTPSRDLAMFKKIFSDQNFQPDMLKIYPCVVTKTSELYKWFKQGKYKPYTDKQLLNLIIKIKEIIPPYVRISRLIRDIPRESILAGNKISNLRQLIQEEFKKTGQICQCIRCREARNTTFSLKGLKLKIRKYKASDGLEYFLGYESKDGKTLFAFLRLRLAQKPDQNLLKELPELKDAALIRELHTYGILIPLNSKKHEVQHAGLGKRLILEAEKIAKGQGFKKIAVISGIGVREYYKKLGYKLWKTYMVKNL; translated from the coding sequence AAACGAAAATTACAAGCCAGTTGGCTTTAAATCGTGATATTCGTATTTTCGCAGGAGCTTTTCATATTCCTCCTCCAGAGAAAATCAAACTGCTTTCAGCTTATCATATTTTGCTTAAACATGGAAGCATTAAAAGGCAGGAAAAACTGGAGAAATTACTGAAAAAAAGAGCCATACGCACCTTGTCCGGCGTAGCGCCGATTGCTGTTTTAACCAAGCCGTATAAATGCCCAGGCCATTGTTTGTTTTGCCCATCTGAAAGCAAAATGCCAAAATCATATTTATCCAATGAACCAGCTGTTATGCGCGCTATTTTATGTAAGTTTGATCCATTTAAACAAGTCAAACTGCGTCTTAATGCGCTTAAAATGACTGGCCATGATACTGATAAATGCGAATTAATTGTCATGGGCGGAACCTGGAGCTATTTACCGAAAAAATACCAAGACTGGTTTATTAAACGCTGTTTTGACGGGTTTAATGGTAAGATCTCTAAAAACCTGGCCCTGGCGCAAAAATTAAATGAAAAAGCTAAATACAGAGTTATTGGGTTAACTTTAGAAACTCGGCCTGACTATATTAATGCGGCTGAAATCAAACGCATGCGCGAACTTGGGGCCACGCGTGTAGAAATTGGCGTGCAAACAATTGATGATAAAATTTTAAAATTAAATAAACGCGGACATTTAGTTAAACAAACTATTAATGCTACAAAACTGCTCAAAGACGCTGGGTTTAAAATTTCTTATCACATGATGCCAAATCTGCCAGGTTCAACTCCTAGCCGTGATTTAGCAATGTTTAAAAAAATATTTTCTGACCAAAATTTTCAGCCAGACATGCTAAAAATTTATCCATGCGTGGTCACAAAAACTTCTGAACTTTACAAATGGTTTAAACAAGGCAAATACAAGCCATATACTGACAAACAATTATTAAATTTAATTATTAAAATAAAAGAAATCATTCCGCCTTATGTCAGAATCAGCAGATTAATACGCGACATACCCCGAGAAAGCATTTTAGCTGGCAATAAAATTTCCAATTTACGCCAGCTTATTCAGGAGGAATTTAAAAAAACTGGGCAAATTTGCCAGTGCATCCGCTGCCGTGAAGCCAGAAACACAACTTTTAGTTTAAAAGGATTAAAATTAAAAATTAGAAAATATAAAGCTTCAGATGGTTTGGAATACTTTTTAGGTTATGAATCAAAAGATGGAAAAACTCTTTTTGCTTTCTTAAGATTAAGGCTTGCCCAAAAACCCGATCAAAATTTATTAAAAGAATTACCTGAATTAAAAGATGCGGCCTTAATCCGCGAGCTTCACACTTACGGCATTTTAATTCCTTTGAATTCAAAAAAGCATGAAGTTCAGCACGCTGGCCTGGGTAAACGATTAATCTTAGAAGCTGAAAAAATCGCAAAAGGGCAAGGATTTAAAAAAATCGCCGTCATATCTGGAATTGGGGTCAGGGAATATTATAAAAAACTGGGCTACAAGCTGTGGAAAACATACATGGTAAAAAACTTGTAA